One stretch of Halapricum desulfuricans DNA includes these proteins:
- a CDS encoding PIN domain-containing protein, with translation MKLVIDANVVISALIADSKTRELIVTLDSDLLTPAFVHDEIENYEDLIVEKSGMKPDRVTQFIELLFQYIDVVPASEFYPAIESADEAIGDTDPDDVLYLACAIACDAAIWSDDSDFDEQDLVETYSTIEVINSFDTR, from the coding sequence ATGAAGCTGGTCATCGACGCCAACGTCGTCATCTCTGCACTTATCGCTGATTCGAAAACGCGGGAGCTCATCGTCACGCTCGACTCCGACCTCTTGACACCCGCATTCGTTCACGACGAAATCGAGAACTACGAGGATCTGATCGTCGAGAAGTCGGGAATGAAACCGGACCGGGTGACACAGTTCATCGAGCTTCTGTTCCAATACATCGACGTTGTCCCAGCCAGTGAGTTCTATCCGGCCATCGAGAGCGCGGATGAAGCAATTGGTGACACTGATCCGGATGATGTGCTCTATCTGGCGTGTGCGATTGCCTGCGATGCGGCCATCTGGAGTGACGACTCAGACTTTGACGAACAGGATCTGGTTGAGACGTACTCGACGATTGAGGTTATCAACTCGTTCGACACGCGCTAA
- a CDS encoding IS6 family transposase — protein sequence MELADLLRERLDVQDQDAWENERTPTPVRCFAVRLHSMGLSLREVEAVLDWLGVDRCHQAIWYWKETLAETQSDPPTAAPSRVAVDEKQIEVDGEKKWLYAAIDTGSKLLLEVDVFSRRGTDPAAAFLHRLTEKHDVADTEFLVDAGGYLTALSRHDLSGHLDYHDRNHIEKWFQTVTMRIDRFHSFWRGSQSSAKRWLRRFRHYYNRHRPNQALDGSTPAEEVLN from the coding sequence ATGGAACTCGCAGACCTCCTCAGAGAACGCTTAGATGTGCAGGATCAAGACGCTTGGGAGAACGAACGCACGCCGACACCCGTCCGGTGTTTCGCGGTTCGACTTCACTCAATGGGGCTGTCATTGCGTGAAGTCGAGGCTGTCTTAGACTGGTTGGGTGTCGATCGCTGTCACCAAGCGATCTGGTATTGGAAAGAGACGCTTGCTGAGACACAGAGCGACCCGCCGACGGCAGCGCCGTCGCGGGTCGCGGTCGATGAGAAACAGATCGAGGTCGATGGCGAAAAGAAGTGGCTCTACGCCGCGATCGACACCGGATCAAAACTCCTGCTTGAAGTTGACGTGTTCAGCCGCCGCGGGACTGACCCCGCGGCGGCGTTCCTGCATCGCCTCACCGAGAAACACGACGTTGCCGACACAGAGTTTCTCGTCGATGCTGGCGGCTATCTGACTGCCCTCTCTCGACACGACCTGAGCGGTCACCTCGATTACCACGACCGGAACCACATCGAAAAGTGGTTCCAGACTGTGACCATGCGAATCGACCGCTTTCATTCGTTTTGGCGCGGCAGTCAATCGAGCGCGAAACGCTGGCTCAGACGCTTCAGACACTACTACAACCGACATCGTCCGAACCAAGCACTAGATGGCTCGACGCCAGCTGAGGAGGTGCTCAACTAG
- a CDS encoding type II toxin-antitoxin system death-on-curing family toxin, translating to MADSLWYPSVADVLTIHDDIVSEYPNTHPGVANRGDIEFALDYIKEGSFDAAPETIHEKAFHLLRLLVANHPFVDANKRTALNTAAVFYFLNGYRFEYDDEIRGVLKRLGTDETTVDEERTIEYLRSHTEELDLIGEIEDWREDLIQYGLEQLHGDLSDPND from the coding sequence ATGGCAGACTCGTTGTGGTATCCGTCAGTTGCAGACGTTCTCACCATCCACGACGACATCGTTTCGGAGTATCCCAATACTCATCCCGGCGTGGCGAACCGCGGGGATATCGAATTCGCGCTGGACTATATCAAAGAAGGAAGCTTCGATGCGGCACCGGAGACGATTCACGAAAAGGCATTTCATCTTCTTCGGCTCCTCGTTGCGAACCACCCTTTCGTCGATGCGAACAAACGTACCGCGCTCAACACTGCGGCCGTGTTCTATTTCCTCAATGGGTATCGGTTCGAGTACGACGACGAAATCAGAGGAGTTTTGAAACGACTCGGTACCGACGAGACGACCGTCGATGAGGAAAGGACTATCGAGTATCTCCGGTCTCATACAGAAGAACTGGACCTGATAGGCGAAATCGAAGACTGGCGCGAGGACCTCATTCAGTACGGACTAGAACAGTTGCACGGCGATCTGTCGGACCCGAACGATTAA